TGCAGCGCTTCGTTGACGAGCACCATCTGCCCGTGGGGCAACGCGCCGTCATTGTGGGGGCAGAAGGCGTCAGCCTTTCGGCCTTCCTCACTTTGCAAAAAGCCAAAGTCCACGTGGCCGCTTTCCTCACCGAACACCCTCAGCATCAGATGGTTTGGCCTTACACCCCGGCTAAATGGTGGTACGTCGATTTGCTGCACCGCACGCCCATCCACACCAACACCCGCATCACCCGCATTTTGGGGCGCAAGCGCGTCGAAGGGGTAGAAATCGTCCACCTTCCCACCGGGCGGCGCGAGACCATCGCCTGCGATACGGTCGTCTTCACGGGCGATTGGATTCCCGAGCACGAAGTAGCCCGCAAAGGGGAACTGGCTATCGATCCCGGCACGCGTGGCCCACGCGTCGATGCGGCCTTCCGCACCTCGCAGGCGGGCGTGTTTGCCGCCGGCAACCTGTTGCGCGGGGCAGAAACTGCCGCCACGAGCGCAGCCGAAGGCCAACGCGCCGCGGCGCGTATCGCAGCCTTCCTGCAAGGTCACCCCTGGCCCAACCATCGCCTGCCCATCGTGGTGGAAAACCCGCTGTTATGGGCCTTCCCCAATGCCATTGTGCCCCAACCCGAAGTGCAACCGGCGCAAGTCACTTTTCGCGTGGCCCAGTTCATCGAGGAAATCACGGTGGAGGTGCGCCAGGGGAAGCATCTGCTGCATACCCAGCCCTTCCGCCGCCTGGTGCCCAACGAAACCTACCGCCTTTCAGGGGAATGGCTGCGCAAAGTGACCCTCCACGGCGAACCGGTCATGCTACAGGCAGGATGAGCCACTCCCCCAGCCAACACCCCCGGTGCCGCGATGCTGCACCTTGCCATCAAAGATCTGTCGGGTTTCCAAAACCTGACAGGTCTTTTCTTTGCACGATGCAACAAGTTGCAAGATGCAGGGTGCAAGATGCAAGATGCAAGATGCAGGATGCAGGGTGCAGGTTGCAAAACGACTACCACGACCACCCGACTACGACGACTATCGCGACTAACCGACTAAACGACCACAACGACTACCCGACTCCCCAACCAAACGGCTACACCAACTCTCCCACTCCGTGATAAACTTGAAAGCACCAGCGTTCCCAATATCCAATACCTCAGCACCTCAATACCTCAATACCCCATGCTCTCCATCATCCTCTGGTACCTCACCCTCACCCTCACCGGCTGGCTGGCCTTCCCCTTAGCCTACCGGCTGCTGCCTGCGCTGCACGACCGCGGCTACGCCCTCAGCCGCGCCCTCGGCCTGCTGCTGTGGGGCTACATTTTCTGGCTTATGGCTTCCCTGGGGCTGGGTCGCAACACCGCGGGCGGTGCGCTCACCGCTTTGGCGGTGGTGGCTTCCCTCAGCGTTGCCACAGGCTGGAAACGCCGCCACGCCATCAAGGATTGGCTATACGAAAACCGCGGCTACGTGCTGACCGCCGAGGCCGCTTTCCTGCTGGCCTTTGCCGCCGCGGTGTATGTGCGCGGCTTCATCCCCGAAGCCGTGGGCACGGAAAAGCCCATGGAACTGGCCTTCATCAATGCCATCCTGCGCTCGCCTACGTTCCCGCCCCACGACCCTTGGCTTTCGGGCTATGCGATTTCCTACTACTATTTCGGCTACGTGCTCGTGGCGATGTTGGCTAAGTTGCTGGCCGTGCCCGGCACGGTGGCCTTCAACCTTGGCCTGAGCACGGTGTTCGCGCTCACCGTGGTGGGCGCTTTCGGCATCGGCTACACCCTCATTCGCCCCCGGAAGGCGTGGGCCGCGCTCATTGCGCCCCTGTTCGTGGCGCTCAGCGGCAACTGGGAAGGCGCGCTGGAAGTGCTCCACAGTCGCGGCCTGCTTTCGCCCGCCTTCTGGAAGTGGCTGGACATCAAAGACCTGACCGCCGCGCCGCAAGCGCCTTTCACCTGGACGCCGCAGCGGTTCTGGTGGTGGTGGCGGGCTTCCCGCGTGATCAGCGACCACAACCTGCGGGGCGCATTCCAGGAAGTCATTGACGAATTCCCCTTCTTCTCTTACCTCCTCGGCGACCTGCACCCGCACGTGCTCGCGTACCCCTTTGCGCTGTTAGCCATTGGGCTGGCGCTCAACCTCTATTTGGGCGGCAGCCGCCGTGTGGCCCGCCCGGCGGGGGAAAGCAGCCTCTGGCCGTGGCTGCGCCTTTCGTGGCCTTCCCTCGCCCTCGCTGCCGTGGCCCTCGGCGGGATGGCTTTCCTCAACACCTGGGACTTCCCCATCTATGTCGCCCTCTTTGCCGCGGCCTACGCCGTGCGGCAGGCGCGCCGGGAAGGCTGGCGCGCCCAAATTGCGCCCTTCCTGGGCCTGGGGCTGCTCTTGGGCATCGGCGGGGCGGTGCTTTATCTGCCCTTCTACATCGGCTTTTCCTCGCAGGCGGGCGGCATTGTGCCCAACCTCATCAACCCCACCCGCGGAGCGCAACTGTGGGTGATGTTCGGGCCGCTGCTGGTGCCGCTTTTCCTGTGGCTGGGGCTGGAAATCCATCGCCGCGGGCAGGCAGCCCGCCGTGAGGCCCTGCGGATGACCGGCTGGGCGTTGGCCTTCGCCCTCGCGCTGTTTGCCGGGGCGTGGCTGTTGGGCTGGCTGATTACCCACATCCCGCCGCTTTCGCCCCGCTGGGCGCAGGCCGGACCGGCTTTCTTAGGCATCACCGGCGCGGCTTCGTGGCGGGAACTCTCGGCAGCGGCCTTCCGGCGGCATTTCGGCAGCCCGTGGGGCACGCTCACGCTGGTGGCGCTGCTGGGGCTGGCGGCTTCCCTGCTGGTGGGGCGCGTTGCCCCTGCGCAGCGGCCGCGCTCGCGG
This region of Chloroflexota bacterium genomic DNA includes:
- a CDS encoding FAD-dependent oxidoreductase, whose protein sequence is MTTHETDVLIVGAGPAGLSSAIALKRRGVARVTVVDREPEPGGMPRLCHHTGFGVWDFHRLYTGPAYARRYVQLARDHGVEIRTATTIIGWHDAATLAFTSPVGVGALHARAILLATGVRERPRSARMIPGYRPRGVFTTGELQRFVDEHHLPVGQRAVIVGAEGVSLSAFLTLQKAKVHVAAFLTEHPQHQMVWPYTPAKWWYVDLLHRTPIHTNTRITRILGRKRVEGVEIVHLPTGRRETIACDTVVFTGDWIPEHEVARKGELAIDPGTRGPRVDAAFRTSQAGVFAAGNLLRGAETAATSAAEGQRAAARIAAFLQGHPWPNHRLPIVVENPLLWAFPNAIVPQPEVQPAQVTFRVAQFIEEITVEVRQGKHLLHTQPFRRLVPNETYRLSGEWLRKVTLHGEPVMLQAG